In the genome of uncultured Sphaerochaeta sp., the window GGACCACATCGTGACGGTCAGTGAGTTCAGCAAGCGCGACATCGTCCGGTTTGTCGGGGTACGGGATGAACTGGTAACCGTAACCCATCTGGCTGCAGACCAAAGCCGTTTCACCCCGGCTCATAACCGGGCTCAGGTACGATCCGACCTTGCCAAGCGGTTTGGGTTGGAGCAGCGGTTTGTGCTGTACATCTCCCGACTTGAGCACCCGGGGAAGAACCACGTCAGCCTCATCAAGGCGTTCAATCTTGCACGGGACCTGATGGCAGAGCCGTTTTCGCTTGTTCTTCCCGGACCTGACAAGGAGCGCTCGGAAGAGATTCATGCGGAGGCGTCGCGTTCTGCCTATGTACAGGACATCCACTTCCTCGGCTTTGTTGATTGGACCGATGTCCCCTTGCTCTACCAAGGCGCATCCCTCTTTGTGCTTCCGAGCAGGTTTGAAGGGTTCGGCTTGCCGGTTCTGGAAGCGATGGCTTCGGCCACGGCGGTCATCACCAGCGATGCAGCCTCATTGGTGGAGATCGGAGGGCCTCAGACCCCGCGTTTCGATCCCGATGACTGCACCGCCATGGCCAAGCTGATGGTACAGCTGCTCTCGGATGAGAAAGCATGCGAGTCCTTGGTGGAAACGAACCTGAAGTGGGCATCCACCTTCTCGTGGGAGCGTACGACAGCGCAGACCTTGGAGGTGTTCAGAACCACCTCGGCAAACCGTACGGGGAGGAAGGGCCTATGATGTTTGTCATCCTGTTGGACTGTCCCATCCTCTCCCGCTCGAAACTGTTTGCAGAGAGCCTAGCAGCAACGCTTACCGATGCCCAGGTGTTCGATCTCACCCTTTTTCCAAAGGATTCGGTCCCACCTTTCACCGGGCAGGAGTCGCCGCACGTTTTCATCCTCTATGCCGAGGGAGCACTGCTTGCCGAACCTTGGCGCCAGCGCGCGGACCTCACCATCTACCTGGAAGCCAGCCAGATGGATATCACCGTGGAGGTCTTCGGCTCCTTGCAGGAACGCAGGAGTTCGGAACGAACCCTGGCTGAGGAAGTGCAGTCCATTCTCAAGGAGAAAGCTGCCGACCAAGGCCCTACCATGTTTGCCGATATCGTGATCGCCTCCGATGAGAAGCTCGAGGAAGCGGTTGCGTCGGTGAGCGGGTACATCGAGCGCATCGATCCGAAGACGAGCAGGACATTCCTCGATGCTGAGAGACGACGCGCACGCCTTGAGCAAATGATGCGCGACTACCAGCATGCGACCATGAAGAGCCGCAAGGCCAAGATCAAGCGCAGACTCTGGTTGTTTGTGGTCACCGCCACCTTGGCTTTCAAGCGCTTGCTCGACATCGTCTTCTCCCTGACCGCCCTGCTGATGCTCTCCCCGCTGTTCCTGGTGGTGGCGCTTCTGATCAAGCTCTACGACCGTGGCCCTGTCTTCTATGTGCAAAAGCGGGTGGGCTTGCACGGCAAGGAGTTCCCGTTCCCCAAATTCCGCTCCATGGTGCGCAATGCCGATGCACTGAAGGATACGCTGCTGCAGCAGGCTGACCGAAAAGGGGACATCACCTTCAAGATGAAGCGCGACCCGAGGATAACCCCCATCGGACGGTTCATCCGGAGATTCAGCATCGATGAGCTTCCCCAGTTCTGGTGTGTGCTCGTCGGGGACATGTCCATCGTGGGACCACGTCCCCCGGTGCCCCGGGAGGTTGCCCTGTACAGCCAGGAGGACCGCCGGAGGCTGGAAGTCAAACCCGGCCTCACCGGTATCTGGCAGGTGAGCGGACGGGCGGAGATCGGCTTCAAGCAGCAGGTGGAACTGGATGTGCTCTACATCGAGAGCCATGGGTTCTGGCTTGACCTGAAGCTGATCCTCAAGACCATACCGGCTGTCCTGACCGGCAAGGGAGCATACTAGCATGGCAGGAAAAGACCTTACGCTGCTGGGCCTTTCGATTACCAATGTCACCATGGATGAGGCGCTTTCGCTGATCAGCAGCACCCATGAAGGGGTGCATGCCATGCACTTTGTCAACGCCCACTGCATCAACGTAGCAGCAAAGGATGAAAAGTACCGCCACATCCTTCAGAAGGCTGATGCCCTCTTTGCAGACGGCTCTGGCATCCGGCTTGCAGGAAAGTGGCTGGGTTGCCCGATCGTGGACAATGTGAATGGGACCGATCTCTTTCCGCTTCTTTGCGACAGGTTTGCAGAACAGAACAAGAAGATGTTTCTCCTCGGCTCTGCTCCCGAAGTGGCCCACAAGGCCGGGCTGTGGGCCGAGATGAGAACCGGAAAGCCCATCATCGCCGGCACCGCCCATGGCTACTTCAAGCCAGGATCGGAAGAGGATGCACTCATCGCTCAGATCAACGCCAGCGGTGCCGATCTTCTGTTGGTTGCCCTTGGGGTTCCCAGACAGGAGCAGTGGATCGAACAGATGCAGGACAGGCTCAACGTCCCGTTGTGCATGGGAGTGGGGGCCTTGTTTGACTTCTACTCCGGAACGGTGAAGCGTGCTCCGAAATGGATGCGCGCAATCGGGATGGAATGGGTCTGGCGTCTCTTGCTGGAACCCCGTAGAATGTGGCGTAGGTATGTGGTGGGGAACATAGTCTTTGTGATACGCCTGCTGCGGTTCAAACATAAGGAGCAGAGAAAGACGTGAATGTGGTATGTGACTTTACCGATACTCCGGTGCTCTCCATCGATGGGGGAGCCGGATCTGCGTTGACCTGCTTTCTTCCCGTCATGGGAAAGCCCTTCCTGCATCACTTGCTTGGCTACATCGCTCGCCTTGGGGCCAAGGAATTGGCCATCTTTGTGTCCGACCATGCCGAACAGTTCGAGCAGTTCATCGGAGACGGAGAGCGATGGGGCATCAAAACTTCCTACCATCTGGTGAAGCGCGGTGTTTCCGTACCCGAACGGTTGGGAAAATCCTCCCCGTTTCCCAGTGAGGAGCCCTTGCTCTTCTGCAATGCACGCTATCTTCCTTGCCTGAAAGAGTCTCACCTGCTTGGGTCTGCTCGGTTTGCCACCCAGGAGGGAGAGGAGACGGGTTGGTTCCATGGAACGCTTGGACAGATGACAGAGACTCCCACGGTATCCTTGGAGTGCCTCTGCCTCACCAGTGCCAAAGCCTATCTGGACAGCATAGGAAGGGTGTTGTCCCGAAACGGAGGTTCCCTGATCGTGATGGGCAAGGAGCTTCGGGAAGGAGTCTGGGTGGGATCGGGAAGCAAGATTCACCCCTCCTGTACGATTGTTGCACCGGTCTACATCGGCAGCCAAGTGAATCTGGGAGAGGGAACGGTGATAGGTCCGCGCTGCGAAATTGGTGATGGATGCATCATCGATGCCGACAGCACCGTGATTGAATCCTCTGTGCTCAGCGGCAGCTATGTGGGAAGGAATCTTGAAGTGCGCTCCTGTGTGGTGAACCAGAACACCATTTTCAATGTTGTCCTCGATAGTGCCTATGTCGCCAGCGATACCATGCTGGCATCCTCGGTGGAGCAGGAGGAAGATTCTCCCGATCGCATCAAAATCAGTCTTGCTTCACGAGGTGTGGCACTGCTCCTGGCCCTGCTGAGCCTGCCGCTGCTGGTCCTGCTTCTGCTGTACAACCGCCTGGTTTTCCATCGTACTCCCAGCAAGCTGAACGTCATCGCCTTGCCCCAGGCACCCAAGGAGAAGCTGCGTACCCGCACCTATACGGTGCTCCGGCTTCGGTCCGAGAAGAAGGGCAGTCTCTGGTGGCATGCACGGTGGGTCCTTTTGCCGGGGCTTTGGCAGATCGTGCTGGGAAGGGCACGCTTCTGTGGGGTTCCCTACCGAAGGCCTGAGGATTTTGCCAAGCTCTCCAAGGAGTGGCAGAGCATCTACCTTTCCAGCCAGCCAGGGGTCATCACCGAAGCTGATATCCTCTACAACGAACCTCCTGAGGAGGAGATGCTCTTCGCCTCGGAGATGTACTACCATGTGGTGGACTCCTTCTCCTACAACGCAAAGCTCATCCTTCGCTACCTCAAGGCCCTCTTCAGCTGAAGCTCAGTTGCACGTTCTCCAGACCCGCAGGAACGCATCGGTTTGCCCGTTCCATGTCCGGTCAGGCTCTCCTGCATCCGAGAGCAGGCATCCCAGCATGCCATACAGGCTTTCGCGCGGGTAGCGATACGAGATCTTTCCGAGCTTGGCCTGTTTCACCGCATTTCTCACCAGCTTGGCAGCGGTATGCTGTTCCCGCTCGCGTAGAAACGTGTCGTGTGCATACGCCCCTATGTCGGACCAGCGTTTGCCGGTCCGCTCAGCCTCCGTATGCAGCAGGACCTGCACCCATAGGTTTGCCATGCTGAGCAGTTGCTCCAGGGTAGGTTGCTCGATCGACTTGTCGGGATTGATCTTGAAAGCGGCCGCTTCCTGATAGAGAGGGACGATGAGGGGGGAGGGAAGATCCTGCAATGTGCTCACCTGCTCTGTGCGATATGAAAGTGGTGGCTTGTACGCTGACGAGGCAATGAGGAGGGCATCGCCCAGTGAGAGGGCGCACTTTTGGTAGTTGCGGCGGATGAAGTCAGGGTCGCTGAGCTCATGGTGTGCATCCTCCTGGCATGCATACCACTCCCTGATCGCCTGCAGCAAACCCGAGCCGCGGTTGAGCAGGAGCCTGAGGGACTCTATCTTGGGCAAAGGTTCTTTGATTGAAGGAGTCATGTGCTTGGTGAGGATGTCTTGTTGGCCGTACATGACCTTGTGTCCATCCAGGAGGTCCTGCCACATCAGGGAGTGGGGGAGCTTGGAAAGGGAGGCAAGGCTGAGCGGCTTGCCGACATCCACCTCAATGTGGAGTCGCTGTTCGAACTGTTTGGTGACATTGCGTGTGTCCGGGGGAAGCTCCATGGCTTTGTCGGTAACCACAAACAGGTCAAAGTCATTGTACGGGTGCTCCGTCCCCTCGATCAGGACACAGGCCCCTTCCCCTCTGCCGTACCCGCCACCCAGGATCACCGCCAGGCAGTGGCCGTCGAAGGTGGCTGCCAAGCGCACTCCCAGCTCGTTGAGTGTTTCGGCAAGGAATGCTTCGAATGCAGGAGACCCTGCCCAGGAGTACCGCTTGTGTTCAGTCATGGTGTTCCCGCTCCTTCAAGCCTTGGAGAAAGCCTTTGCGCCGTCCAAGCAGCTGGCTCATCCGTAGATAGGGTGATTCGTACAGCAACGATGGCTTCTTGTGTTTCAGCGCATACATCCAGTCACTCTTCAGCTGACGGAGGAAAGGGAGCAGTGAGTACCGCAGCAGCGAGCGTTCCCAGCCTGACCAGGTGAAAATCTGTGCCTCAGCCCTGCCTTCCCCCCGGTGACGACGGTAAAACTGCCTTGCCGTATAGTTGTGGGAGTGGTAGACGGAACTCTCTTTCACATAGCGGATCTGGTTTCCAGCCTGTCTTGCACGCCAGGTCCAGTCAATGTCCTCAGAGTAGGTGATGTCGGTACGGAAGGGCATGGTTTGCCAGGTGCTCCGCCTGATTGCAGAGCTGGCCATGGAAAAACAGTGCTTCCAGTACTGCTGGCGCTCCCCGTCCCCGAAGGTGTCCTCGGTATCCTTTGCAAAGAGGAGTTTGCAGTCAGGCCGGGGCAGCTGTCTGCCGAATACTGCACAGACCTGCCGATCTGCAAAGCCGGAGAGCAATCTTTCCAGCCAGAATTCATCCAGAGGGGTACAGTCGGAATTCAGGAACACTACAAAAGGCTGTGTTGGATCCGTCTCTTCCATCGCCCTGTTGAGCACTGCTCCGGGAATGTAGGTGCCCCTTGGTACCCGATGCACCTGAACGGGCTGCTCAGAGAGAAACTCGAGGGTTCCGTCGGTGGAGTCGTTGTCATAGACATGCACAGAAGCAGGGAGTGACTGCTTGAGCACCCACTTGAGGGTCTGGGTGAGGTAGGCCAGGTCGTTGTGACTGCGGATCACTACCGGGACGGCTGTTCGCTCAGACATCGGTCGATCTCCCCTTTCATGATACCGAATAGGTCATCGAGGCGTTTGGGCCTGTGTGCATCAGGCACATTTGTCGCATAGGAGGCAACCGATGCATGGTGTTCCACCGCATAGCCGTGCATGCCTTTCAGAGGCCGTTCCCCCATGTGGCTGGGTACCAGCAGGACCCCAGGATTGAGGAGAAAGAATTCATCCCCGTAGCGGTTGTCGGGAAAATCGACGCCGTAGCGGGTTTTGGTCTCCTCATCGAGGAAGGAGCCGCAGTCGAGCGGGCTGAGTGCTTCGTGGATGATTTTCTTGGCATGAGGCTTGAGGTACCAGAAACGGGCCATGGTGGAGTCGTAGACTGCTGCAAAATCTTTCCCAAACACCAGGGGAGTCTGTTCGATGATGCTCATGAGGTCGCAGGTTTGTACGATATCGGTCATGCCATGGTCGGAGAAGAGGTGGATCCGTACCTCCTCATACTGCTCGTGGGCTGTTTTGAGCAGGAGTTGCAGCTGCTGTTCATACCAGGCGATCTTTGCATCGACCTGGTCTGACACTGAGCCGTATTGATGGAGAATGGCATCCATGGAGGCCAGGTAGAGGTAGGCAAAGCGTACGTTGCGATTCGGATCGGCAAGCGCTTGGGACAGGGCGGCAAGGTTCTGTTGCTCAGCCGCTTTCCAATCGGAGAGAAAGAAGTCGAGGTTGTTCTTTCGTGCCCAATCCATGATGGTGGCACTGCCGCTGTTGATGCCTCCTTCTTGGTAGAGGTCCTTCTTCTCGGTGTAGTCGAAGAGGGGCAGCAGCTTGAAGGGCATGTTGTAGATGTTGAAGTAGCCGGTGTATCCCAGACGCCACTTCAGGATGCGGCTGGCAATGTTGCGGACCCTGCCTCGGCTGGAGAGTGCCTTCGGGACAAGACGCATCAGATGGATGAACGGACACCGCTTGAAGGGGGAGTGAGCAGGGTCGTAGGCGAAAAAGGAGAAGTGTCCGTGGTCACGGGGCATGAGGCCGGTAAGGATGGTCGGGTCGCAGGTGGAGCTGTACCCGAAGATGGTGCCCAAGCTTTGCTTGTGCTCCAGTACCTGGTCCAGAAATGGGTGGGTCTGCATCAGATCCCAACCAAAGGCATCAATGAAGATACAGAGACAGACCGACTTTTTTTTCAAAACAGCGTGCTCCTATGAGGGAAAGGAAGCAAGGGCCTCTTCACGGGAGTTGTACACTTCCATGATCTGGTGCAATCGGACCAATTCGAACAGGACGCGAACCGGCTTGGTGACGTTGCACAGCTTCAGTTCCCCCTCTTTCTGGTTGAGTCGCTTGAGGGCGAAGAGCAAGACCCCGAGGCCTGTACTGTCGATGAATGTGATTGAGGAAAGATCGATCACCATGGTCTTGGTATTCTCCAGATGGCCTTCCAAAGCCGCCTTGAACTCCTTCGCATTCGATGCGGTGAGGGTGGTTATCTCTGGCACCACTACCAATGCCTGTGGTTCCTGAATGGTTTTCATAGCAATTCCTCCGGTTTGTACAGCACGTTGTCTCCCTCATCATATGCCAGAATCACAAAAACAGATAGACCCAAATGTTTGCTTTCTCCGCCTCCTCCCTCTATAGTGATGCTATGGTTTTCCGACGATTGGCCATCCTGATGGTTCTCACGCTCTTCGTTCCTGTTCTGCTCTGCTCCCAACCGTTTGTGGAGCGGTATTTCCCTGCAAAACAGAGGGCAATGGATTTCGAGCCACAGCTTTCCGTCCATATGGCAAGCGCTCAGGTGGTGGTGGTCAGTTTTACCGATGGCTTTCAGGGCCTGGAAACCGATCCATTGGCAAGCCGGAGCTCCGATTGGAGCATCAATGGGAAGGAACCTCTTGCTGTGCATCATGCCTCGGCATCTGTCAATGAGCTGCCCAAGCAGAAGGATGGATCCTACCCGGTGGAAAGACGGTACTCGCTCTTTCTTGAACTGGAAGGGCCGTTGGAAAACCTGCATTCCTATGCGATAGACGGGCCGTTCGGAGCCCTCTCCTTCGTGTTTGATGAGAAGAAGATGTTCAATGAATCGATCAAGGTGAACCAGGTCGGCTACCATCCTGACAGCATGGTACGGTATGCAAACCTCGGTATCTTTCTTGGGGACGGAGGGTCGCGCAAGGTTGCTCCGGATCTCCCCTATTTCGTGCTTGATGAGAATGACCGGGTCGTGTACTCGGGGAGGGTTGCGTACCGTGGGGATGATACTGAGGTCGGTGAAGATACCATCAGCAGCGGTGAGTATGTCTATCGACTTGACTTGGCCGAAGTACCCCCCGGAGGTCCCTACCGGATCCACATCCCCCAATGGGGTGTTTCTCATCCCTTCTCGATCTCCTACGAAGCGGTGGACACGATTGCCACCACCTACCTCCGTGGTCTCTACCACCAACGCTGCGGTACAGCCCTCACCCTGCCCTATACGCGGTATGAGCGTGAGGCGTGTCACACCGAAGCAGCGCTGACCAGAACCTCCTGGGAGACGTACCCGGCCATCGAGGTAACCAAAGCCGACCCCATCATATCCATCTCCGGAGGGCATCACGATGCCGGAGACTTTGACCGTCGTCCGTACCACACCGTGGTCCCCATCATGCTGCTCGGGTATCTGGAGGCTTTCCCCTCTCACTTCCTGGATGGCCAGGCTTCCATTCCCGAGTCAGGCAATGGTCTGCCCGACCTGTTGGATGAGGCCCTTTGGGCGATACGGGGGTGGGAGAGCCTGCAGATCACCGATTCGACGGATCCCTCCTTCGGAATGGTCATGGCAGGAACCGAGGCAAACGGCCATCCTGAGTACGGGGTGGTGCAAGCCGATACTGATACACTGAAGTATGGGACCTGGGATGTCGATGATGAGACAACCCTGTACGTAGCCGGTATGATGGCACATGCCTCCCGTCTGCTCACCGGATATGGGCCTTCCTGGCAGGCCAGATCCCGGGAGCTGTATGAGAAGTCGCTCTTGGCTTGGGAAGCAAGCCATGAGAATGCCACCCAAACCACGGCACATCTGTACGCTTCCCTGCAGCTGTTTCTTGCAAGCCCACCAGAGCGGGCACCGGAGTTTCACCAAGCTTTTGCCGACGATGCCCGTTTCATCCTGATCGAGGATGGAAGCTGGCCCGAGCAGTACCGGCCGGGCAATATCCGTGCAACCTGTCACACCTTCCACTTCTCCAGCTATCTGCTGGCCAACAAGGATGTCGATGAGACTCTGCAGGATGCCCTTGTCGCTCTGGTCTTCGAGCAAGCAGAGCAAGGTGGGTACATGGGCTTCTCAGCTGAAGAGGCGTTCTATCCGCAGGGGGTCACCAAGTCCTACGGGTGGGGCGCCGCTACAGCCCAGGGCCGGTATGCGGATGTCCACGCCTTTGCCTACCGACTGGCAGAAACAGAAGAAGAGAAGGCAAGGCAATTTGCCATCCTCAGCCAGTACAGCGACTATGCCCTGGGTTTGAATCCTCTGGGCATGAGTTTTGTCACCGGACTGGGATCAGTCCAGCCGGCAAGCCCCCTGCATCTGGATTCCTGGCCTGCCATCGAACGTGGTTTGGGCCCCGTTCCGGGTATCCTGATCTACGGCCCGTCGAGCGAACGAAGCAATGCTGACTACCAGAAGGTTGTTTCCGATACGCTCTACCCGGTTTGGGAGAACATGCCCCAGCAACGAAGATGGGCGGACGGTTGGTCGCTGGTGAACAACAACGAGTTCACCATCTGGGAGACGATGGTCTGGAATATTGCCCTTTCGGGGGTGCTGAACACCCACCCTGTCAGCGGCCGATGATCTTTTTCAGCTTTGCCCGCAACGTATTGCCATGGATGCGCAGGTGGTAGGACTCAACCATCGATTTTGACCAGAGCTTCTTGTACTCAAGGTACTCGCCCCCAAACTCAATTCTCTGGTACTGCTTTTGGTAGGAGTCCTGGATGATTTCCGAGAGAATGGCATTGCCCGGCGACCAGTCTGCATACTTACGGTTGTAGGAGCCGAAGAGCATGTGAACCGAGCCGCGGTAGACCAGATTCAGTTCAAAGGCGATGAGGGTATGATCTGCATGCAGGGTACAGAGGTCCAGCATGCCTTTGCCCAGGAAGGTGTGGGCGACCTGGGTGTAGAACGATTTGAGATGCTCCAAGGCATTCGCTTCGGCCAAGGCTTCGGCCTGCCAGCTGGTATCGAAGAGGGCCATCACTTCCTCCAACACGAAAGCAAAACTGCTCTTTGCGTAATCTGCTTCGCATTGGTACCGCTTGAATGCGTAGTCCGGATACTGTTCCCAGAGCTTGCGGGTGTAGCGGCGGATGCGTTTTCGGTGGCCTTGGGTGCGCTGGTCAAGGTACTCCACCCATGTTCCTTCCAAGGGAAAATAGGGCTGCTCATTGAACTGTTGCAAAAGAGAGGGGATCGACCGGCTTGCCAACAGTTCCGATATGGTGGCCAGGTTTCCGCCCTGTGCATCGAGTTTGAAAAAGTCAAAGGAGTCCACCGGCACGTCAATCGCCTGTATCAGGGCTTCGATCGCCAACGCTGTGGCCAGCGGTTCCGGTCCAAGGAAGGGGGTGATGCGCTGTGCATTGAAATCTACGGTGCGCACGACCACCCGCTTGCCCAGCTTTCCCGGTTCCTCCGTGAGGCGAAACACCCCCATCGAGCAGAGCGTTCCCATCTGGTCGAGAAAGCGGCAGGGCAGGATGCGTTCTTCCCTTGCATACAGGGAGATCCCGATCTCGATCCATTCGAGGTGGTCAAATGCACTGGCGAATGGGGTGTGCTCCAACAGGGTGTTCCAATCAGATCTGAACGCTGTATCAGGCGGCCAGGAATCGATGTGAACGGTCAACTCCTGTCGTACATCCTGTGTCATGAATCTTGACTCCTTACTCGAACTTCCTTGGCATCCATACTACCATGGTTTACACTGTTTGCATGAAGATTTTGATCGTGTCGAACCTGTTTCCCCCTATGGTTCTGGGTGGCTATGAGATTCTCTGCCACCAAGTGGTGCGTTCGCTAAAGGCCTTGGGCCATACGGTGACGGTGCTGACCAGTGATGAGGGGGGCCATGCATCAACCGCTTCGGTTGTCCGCACCCTCAAGGTCTTCCAGAGCTTTGACAAGAAGGTCGAATCTTCCATGCGGAGAGAGAAGCTCAGGACAGCGAGACACAACAGGCAGGCGACCAAGGCCCTGCTTGATGCCGAATCCTTCGATGTCATCTTCCTGTGGAGCATGCTCCGTCTCACTCCCTCATGTGCCCAAGCAGCAGAACAATCCGGCACTGCTGTGGTGTATACCTTCAATGATGAGCATCCTGCAGGCTATTTGCCGGCACCCTTTTCTGCCAATCCCCGTGCATTCGTCCGGTGGGCTCTCGATGCAACCTTCTTTCGGTCCCTGACCAACCGCTCACTGCACTTCTCTTGCACCACCTGCATCAGCAAGCTCCTGAAGGAGAATCTGCGCAAGGCAGGGCTTCCTATCCAAGAAAGTGAGGTCATCTACCAAGGCATTCCCCTTGAGCAGTTTCCCAAGCGGGCTGGAAGCGCGTTGCCTTCCGGTCCGATCAGGTTGCTCTATGCAGGCCAGCTCCACTCCTACAAGGGAGTGCACACATTGCTGGAGGCTTTGGCGCTCCTGCACGATCCAACACGTTGGATGTGCTCCATTGCAGGAAGCGGGACACCCGCCTATGAGCAGCAGTTGATCGGGCAGGCCTCCCGCCTTCCCATGCCGGTGAAGTTTTTGGGCAGGGTTGCACACGAGCAGATGAGCAGTGTTTACCAGGACTGTGATGTGCTGGTGTTCCCCTCCATCTGGCCTGAGCCGTTCGGACTCACCCACCTTGAGGCGATGGCAAGCGGACTTGTGGTAGTGAGTACCGTCAACGGGGGGCAAGGGGAGTTTCTCAAGGACAATGAGAATGCGCTGACCTTTCCCCCTTCCGATGCCAAGGCCCTGGCAAGCCAGCTTGAGCGTCTTGCAATCGAGGAAGGTCTCTACCCTCGGTTAGCCGAGTCAGGACGCAAAACGGTGGAGGATGGCTTCACCTTCGGCCGCTATGTCTCTGATCTGGTTGAGTTGTTGGAGAAGGCTAGAACTCAGCATCGATCGAAGCAATGACAAACGTCGTCTCATTCACGTTGTAAATTCTTCTGCGTTTCTGCTCCCTCGTCAGCGAGTAGATGATCTGCATGCCGCGGCCGCTGGACTCCTCCTCAAGGTTGAGCAGGTCGAAGAACTGGTCCGAGGATTCCGGCTTTGCAGGCAAGTCCCATGCATCAGCCCGGTCCCGGATGATGAGGGTTATCTCCTCTGCTACGATGACTTCCAGGGCGATGATCTCATCAAGGGTCGACTCCAATCCATGGACGATGATGTTGTTCATGAATTCGCTTGCCACAATCCTGCATCTCCATGCTTCCATCTCGCTCTTGCCCAGTTTCTGGACGAAGTCGGCACAATCCTGTGCCGTCTTGTCCACCATGGAGAGGCTTGCGGGCAGTTCGAGCACCGTGGAGTACTCACTGCTCTGCCGCACCTGCATGGCAATGCAGGTGAAATCATCCTGGCGATGGGAGAAGCCGTTCCGGTCTAGCATGGCATGGCACTCCTGTGGCAGCATGGCCACTTCCGATTCGGCTGAGTCTGCTTTGAGCAATTCCAGGAAGGCTGGCAATCCGAGGGTTTGGCCGGCATCATTGGTCGACTCGAAGACGCCGTCGGTGTAGAGGACGAGCATGTCTTCGCTGCAGAGGCTCTCCTCCATGACCAGCGATTGGGCATACTGGTGGTCTCCATCCCACCCTAGGGGGATATCCCCAAGCTCATCCAGAATTCGGATGGTATTCATTTTCCTGTTGACGATGGCCATGGGGGGATGACCGGCGGTAAGTGCCTGTACGGTCATGGCCTTCGTGTCGACGATGGCCAGGCACAGGGTCATGTAGCTCTCCTTGAAGAGCCCTTCGGAGAGAGTCTTGTTGAGGCGGGTGACGATTTCGGCAGGGGTGCAGTCCTCTCTGGCGGTGGAGAGAATCATGCCAAGCACAGACTTGACGCCCATCATGATCAAGGCTGCCTGCACTCCATGGCCGCTGATGTCCGCTACATAGACAACGTAGCGGGTGTCGCTGATCTTCAGGCAGTCAAAGAGATCTCCTCCGATTTGCGCCCAGGGACGATAGTTGGCAGAGAAGATGACGTTGCCCTCTGCCTTGAACCAGCGGGGAAGGATGTAGTTCTGAATTGATTGTGCGGTATCCAAATCCTCCATGATGTCATCGTACAGTGCCTTGATTTTCTCCTCGGTCTCTTTCTTTGCGGCAATGGAACTGAACTGGGCTCCCAAGCTGGCGATAAGACGAATTTCCTCTTCAGTGAATGTGCTGTCATTGGCAATCTGGATGACCAGTCTTCCCCGTTGCTTGCCTTCGATGAGGATCGGCTCTTCCCGGC includes:
- a CDS encoding glycoside hydrolase family 9 protein, translated to MVFRRLAILMVLTLFVPVLLCSQPFVERYFPAKQRAMDFEPQLSVHMASAQVVVVSFTDGFQGLETDPLASRSSDWSINGKEPLAVHHASASVNELPKQKDGSYPVERRYSLFLELEGPLENLHSYAIDGPFGALSFVFDEKKMFNESIKVNQVGYHPDSMVRYANLGIFLGDGGSRKVAPDLPYFVLDENDRVVYSGRVAYRGDDTEVGEDTISSGEYVYRLDLAEVPPGGPYRIHIPQWGVSHPFSISYEAVDTIATTYLRGLYHQRCGTALTLPYTRYEREACHTEAALTRTSWETYPAIEVTKADPIISISGGHHDAGDFDRRPYHTVVPIMLLGYLEAFPSHFLDGQASIPESGNGLPDLLDEALWAIRGWESLQITDSTDPSFGMVMAGTEANGHPEYGVVQADTDTLKYGTWDVDDETTLYVAGMMAHASRLLTGYGPSWQARSRELYEKSLLAWEASHENATQTTAHLYASLQLFLASPPERAPEFHQAFADDARFILIEDGSWPEQYRPGNIRATCHTFHFSSYLLANKDVDETLQDALVALVFEQAEQGGYMGFSAEEAFYPQGVTKSYGWGAATAQGRYADVHAFAYRLAETEEEKARQFAILSQYSDYALGLNPLGMSFVTGLGSVQPASPLHLDSWPAIERGLGPVPGILIYGPSSERSNADYQKVVSDTLYPVWENMPQQRRWADGWSLVNNNEFTIWETMVWNIALSGVLNTHPVSGR
- a CDS encoding GNAT family N-acetyltransferase, producing the protein MTQDVRQELTVHIDSWPPDTAFRSDWNTLLEHTPFASAFDHLEWIEIGISLYAREERILPCRFLDQMGTLCSMGVFRLTEEPGKLGKRVVVRTVDFNAQRITPFLGPEPLATALAIEALIQAIDVPVDSFDFFKLDAQGGNLATISELLASRSIPSLLQQFNEQPYFPLEGTWVEYLDQRTQGHRKRIRRYTRKLWEQYPDYAFKRYQCEADYAKSSFAFVLEEVMALFDTSWQAEALAEANALEHLKSFYTQVAHTFLGKGMLDLCTLHADHTLIAFELNLVYRGSVHMLFGSYNRKYADWSPGNAILSEIIQDSYQKQYQRIEFGGEYLEYKKLWSKSMVESYHLRIHGNTLRAKLKKIIGR
- a CDS encoding glycosyltransferase; the encoded protein is MKILIVSNLFPPMVLGGYEILCHQVVRSLKALGHTVTVLTSDEGGHASTASVVRTLKVFQSFDKKVESSMRREKLRTARHNRQATKALLDAESFDVIFLWSMLRLTPSCAQAAEQSGTAVVYTFNDEHPAGYLPAPFSANPRAFVRWALDATFFRSLTNRSLHFSCTTCISKLLKENLRKAGLPIQESEVIYQGIPLEQFPKRAGSALPSGPIRLLYAGQLHSYKGVHTLLEALALLHDPTRWMCSIAGSGTPAYEQQLIGQASRLPMPVKFLGRVAHEQMSSVYQDCDVLVFPSIWPEPFGLTHLEAMASGLVVVSTVNGGQGEFLKDNENALTFPPSDAKALASQLERLAIEEGLYPRLAESGRKTVEDGFTFGRYVSDLVELLEKARTQHRSKQ
- a CDS encoding SpoIIE family protein phosphatase codes for the protein MMAQDIERICYRILLSIGDSLDLRKMLGMSLATYLKELGCTMGAILLAKQDDHAFRLDIAYAVPRSLDRQPSFKTLMDELSHASQMQDILVTTVGEGRYYVLSLADMGLLVLYRQGDELSTDLLEALRPLNHKLGTACRACLQNTELENSSKRFMEMANMLPGLIVELDRQHNLTFYNRRTHEMFRQIDSDEFHPTTIEDFFPPDEIDHIHQVLSNLSARKIPLASDDFWMANSRGMRFKVNLVLSPIQENEQITGFRGIATDISERVRLEEEQKALLLKVSDRVRELDCLFGIMKLVADESNSLADIFAKALLSIRKTFRNHKNLSVGIEYKNRTYGSPIEDGKLLSREEPILIEGKQRGRLVIQIANDSTFTEEEIRLIASLGAQFSSIAAKKETEEKIKALYDDIMEDLDTAQSIQNYILPRWFKAEGNVIFSANYRPWAQIGGDLFDCLKISDTRYVVYVADISGHGVQAALIMMGVKSVLGMILSTAREDCTPAEIVTRLNKTLSEGLFKESYMTLCLAIVDTKAMTVQALTAGHPPMAIVNRKMNTIRILDELGDIPLGWDGDHQYAQSLVMEESLCSEDMLVLYTDGVFESTNDAGQTLGLPAFLELLKADSAESEVAMLPQECHAMLDRNGFSHRQDDFTCIAMQVRQSSEYSTVLELPASLSMVDKTAQDCADFVQKLGKSEMEAWRCRIVASEFMNNIIVHGLESTLDEIIALEVIVAEEITLIIRDRADAWDLPAKPESSDQFFDLLNLEEESSGRGMQIIYSLTREQKRRRIYNVNETTFVIASIDAEF